In one Shinella zoogloeoides genomic region, the following are encoded:
- a CDS encoding MBL fold metallo-hydrolase, producing MPHLLLISLIAVVLAGFAVPRASMAQTQAPVSQCQMIARALPSVTFASFAAGSAVQVQARANEEVRITYIGHSTFFIETPAGVKIATDYNGWYKPPALPTVVTMNKAHSSHYTMTPEPGIEYVLHGWKDGSEKGADHDVVVGDTYIRNVPTDIRGWGGAMEPNGNSIFIFEVAGLCIGHLGHLHHELTEKQYGEIGRLDVLMVPVDGGLTMGAESMSRVVQRLRSSLILPMHRRGPPISQFLSMFGNGFDAVSDDDATMTVSIRNLPKRPTIHILSGV from the coding sequence ATGCCGCATCTCCTGCTCATCTCGTTGATCGCCGTCGTTCTTGCGGGTTTCGCAGTGCCGCGGGCGTCAATGGCGCAAACGCAGGCGCCGGTCAGCCAGTGCCAGATGATCGCCCGCGCGCTGCCCTCCGTCACCTTCGCCAGCTTTGCCGCGGGAAGCGCCGTTCAGGTGCAGGCCCGGGCGAACGAGGAGGTGCGCATCACCTATATCGGCCACTCGACCTTCTTCATCGAGACGCCCGCCGGGGTAAAGATCGCCACCGACTACAACGGCTGGTACAAGCCACCGGCGCTGCCGACCGTGGTGACGATGAACAAGGCCCATTCCAGCCACTATACGATGACCCCGGAGCCCGGCATCGAATATGTGCTGCATGGCTGGAAGGACGGTTCGGAAAAGGGCGCCGACCACGACGTGGTGGTGGGCGACACCTATATCCGCAACGTACCCACCGATATCCGCGGCTGGGGCGGGGCGATGGAGCCGAACGGCAATTCCATCTTCATCTTCGAGGTGGCAGGCCTGTGCATCGGCCATCTCGGCCACCTGCACCACGAACTGACGGAGAAGCAGTACGGCGAGATCGGCCGGCTCGACGTGCTGATGGTGCCGGTCGACGGCGGATTGACCATGGGCGCGGAGAGCATGAGCCGGGTCGTGCAGCGGCTGCGCTCGTCGCTCATCCTGCCGATGCATCGCCGCGGCCCGCCGATCAGCCAGTTCCTGTCGATGTTCGGCAATGGCTTCGATGCGGTGAGCGATGACGATGCGACGATGACCGTTTCCATCCGCAACTTGCCGAAGCGGC
- a CDS encoding transcriptional regulator gives MTLPENDLSRLPDLTEIEKRCLELAANGRTPADIVLETDLAMPRVTDAMRSAIDKLDARNITAAITRAVRLKLI, from the coding sequence ATGACGCTTCCGGAAAATGATCTTTCCCGCCTTCCCGACCTGACCGAAATCGAAAAACGGTGCCTCGAGCTTGCCGCCAACGGCAGGACACCCGCCGATATCGTGCTCGAGACCGACCTTGCGATGCCGCGCGTGACGGACGCCATGCGCAGTGCCATCGACAAGCTCGACGCCCGCAACATCACGGCCGCCATCACCCGCGCCGTGCGGCTCAAGCTGATCTAG
- a CDS encoding cell division protein ZapA, with the protein MAQVTVQIDGKAYRMACEEGQEAHLEELAAGFDRYVGHLKTQFGEIGDLRLTVMAGIMVMDELNDVTRRLAKLETETEDLRKGREGVMDEVSKSEDAIAQALGELTSQIQGMAAKLSGKPPVN; encoded by the coding sequence ATGGCACAGGTAACCGTACAGATCGATGGCAAGGCCTATCGCATGGCCTGCGAGGAGGGCCAGGAGGCGCATCTCGAAGAGCTTGCCGCCGGCTTCGATCGGTATGTCGGACACCTGAAGACGCAGTTCGGCGAGATCGGCGACCTGCGCCTGACCGTCATGGCCGGCATCATGGTGATGGACGAGCTGAACGACGTCACCCGCCGCCTCGCCAAGCTGGAGACGGAAACCGAGGACCTGCGCAAGGGCCGGGAAGGCGTGATGGACGAGGTTTCCAAGAGCGAGGACGCGATCGCGCAGGCGCTCGGCGAGCTGACCAGCCAGATCCAGGGGATGGCGGCGAAACTGTCCGGCAAGCCCCCGGTCAACTGA
- a CDS encoding DUF4164 domain-containing protein, producing MTNGETVRAAIEELRKAIVSLDNALDMRFDRERDHGEVEGEVRRVNTDRSRLAQELDQSEFRANRLEEVNREVSRRLVTAMETIRAVLDR from the coding sequence ATGACCAACGGGGAAACAGTCAGGGCAGCGATCGAGGAGCTTCGCAAGGCTATCGTCAGCCTCGACAATGCGCTCGACATGCGCTTCGACCGTGAGCGCGACCACGGCGAGGTGGAAGGCGAGGTGCGGCGTGTCAACACCGACCGCTCGCGGCTTGCCCAGGAGCTCGACCAGTCCGAATTCCGTGCGAACCGGCTGGAGGAGGTCAATCGCGAGGTCTCCCGCCGGCTCGTCACGGCGATGGAGACGATCCGGGCCGTGCTCGACCGTTGA
- a CDS encoding sugar-binding transcriptional regulator has product MARLRRDTHTAYSESAALRLRAAWLYYNQGLTQKDVAEKIGVSRTTVVRMLDEALKRSEVQIWINEGIADCVELAVRLEKAYGLDEAVVVPAADNAEATAKSVGLALGQFLTEAIPDDCTVGVGWGRTLTASLASFRPARRERVKVVSLLGGVVEAHHINPIEYTWQLASQLGAECYLFLAPLLVDSRETKRSLIEKCGLKTLFDLAENMDIAVVSCGDIGPRASSLSRDFIARQELDELIAAGCVCDTMCNFLDAEGHTIDHPIRHRVMSIDLDTVKKARHIVLVSGGAHRAPAIRATIRRIGCNTLITDEGAAQAMLRLAETSAAA; this is encoded by the coding sequence GTGGCAAGGCTTCGGCGCGATACACACACGGCCTATTCGGAATCGGCGGCGCTTCGGCTTCGGGCGGCCTGGCTCTATTACAATCAGGGGCTCACCCAGAAGGACGTCGCCGAGAAGATCGGCGTCAGCCGCACCACCGTCGTGCGCATGCTCGACGAAGCGCTGAAGCGTTCGGAGGTGCAGATCTGGATCAACGAGGGCATCGCCGACTGTGTCGAGCTCGCCGTGCGGCTGGAAAAGGCCTACGGGCTCGACGAAGCCGTGGTGGTGCCGGCTGCGGACAATGCGGAGGCGACGGCCAAGAGCGTCGGCCTGGCGCTCGGCCAGTTCCTCACCGAGGCTATTCCCGACGACTGCACGGTGGGCGTCGGCTGGGGGCGCACGCTGACGGCCTCGCTCGCCAGCTTCCGCCCGGCGCGGCGCGAGCGTGTCAAGGTCGTCTCGCTGCTCGGCGGCGTGGTCGAGGCGCACCACATCAACCCCATCGAATATACCTGGCAGCTGGCGAGCCAGCTCGGCGCAGAATGCTACCTGTTCCTTGCGCCGCTGCTCGTCGATTCGCGCGAAACCAAGCGCAGCCTTATCGAGAAGTGCGGCCTGAAGACGCTGTTCGACCTGGCGGAGAACATGGATATCGCTGTGGTGAGCTGCGGCGACATCGGTCCGCGCGCAAGCTCGCTCTCGCGCGACTTCATTGCCCGGCAGGAGCTGGACGAACTGATCGCCGCCGGCTGCGTGTGCGATACGATGTGCAATTTCCTCGATGCGGAGGGACACACGATCGACCATCCGATCCGCCACCGGGTCATGTCGATCGACCTCGATACGGTGAAGAAGGCGCGCCATATCGTGCTCGTCTCGGGCGGCGCGCACCGGGCGCCAGCGATCCGCGCCACGATCCGCCGCATCGGCTGCAACACGCTGATCACCGACGAGGGCGCGGCGCAGGCCATGCTGCGGCTCGCCGAAACCTCCGCTGCGGCCTAG
- a CDS encoding TIGR00282 family metallophosphoesterase, with product MRFLFLGDMVGKTGRTAVWERLPGLIGDLKLDFVVVNGENAAGGFGITEDIFLETINAGADVVTTGNHVWDQKEAVGFAGRHDQFLRPANYPAGTPGRGANLFIARNGARVLVANVMGRVFMHPELDDPFTAGEAILASCPLGEQADAIIFDFHAEATSEKQCFGHFVDGRASVVVGTHTHVPTADCQILNGGTGYMSDAGMCGDYDSSLGMDKEEPLNRFISKMPKGRFEAASGPATICGLAVEISDRTGLAEKIAPLRLGPRLAETLPDFWR from the coding sequence ATGCGTTTTCTCTTTCTGGGCGACATGGTGGGCAAGACCGGACGGACGGCCGTCTGGGAGCGCCTGCCGGGATTGATCGGCGACCTCAAGCTGGATTTCGTCGTCGTCAACGGGGAGAACGCGGCCGGCGGTTTCGGTATCACGGAGGACATCTTCCTCGAGACGATCAATGCCGGCGCCGACGTGGTGACGACGGGCAACCATGTGTGGGACCAGAAGGAGGCGGTCGGTTTTGCCGGCCGGCACGACCAGTTCCTGCGCCCCGCCAACTATCCGGCCGGCACGCCGGGCCGCGGCGCCAACCTCTTCATTGCCCGCAACGGCGCCCGCGTGCTCGTCGCCAACGTCATGGGCCGCGTCTTCATGCATCCCGAGCTCGACGATCCCTTCACGGCGGGCGAGGCGATCCTCGCCTCCTGTCCGCTCGGCGAGCAGGCGGATGCGATCATCTTCGATTTCCATGCCGAGGCGACGAGCGAGAAGCAGTGCTTCGGCCATTTCGTCGATGGCCGCGCCAGCGTCGTCGTCGGCACGCATACCCATGTGCCGACCGCCGACTGCCAGATCCTGAACGGCGGCACGGGTTATATGTCGGATGCCGGCATGTGCGGAGACTACGACTCCTCCCTCGGCATGGACAAGGAGGAGCCGCTCAACCGCTTCATCTCGAAAATGCCGAAAGGCCGCTTTGAGGCGGCCTCCGGTCCGGCGACGATCTGCGGCTTGGCGGTGGAGATCTCCGACCGCACCGGCCTTGCCGAGAAGATCGCGCCGCTGCGCCTCGGACCGCGCCTTGCCGAAACCCTGCCGGATTTCTGGCGCTGA
- a CDS encoding pyridoxamine 5'-phosphate oxidase family protein, with protein sequence MSNLTRARENPKEQLFDEIDRIHAGMLGIEGSHMHMQPMAPQLDRETATIWFFTKTDAEIVEATAPAARAHFCVVGKDHDYHACIAGRISVRKDPAKIDQYWSSVVEAWFDHGKEDPSLTMLALEIEDAEIWASTGSKLKFGWEIAKANFNPDEEPDVGVKAHLTFNASSADHLRHMI encoded by the coding sequence ATGTCCAATCTCACCCGAGCGCGCGAAAACCCGAAGGAACAGCTTTTCGACGAGATCGACCGCATCCATGCCGGCATGCTCGGCATCGAGGGCAGCCATATGCACATGCAGCCCATGGCGCCCCAGCTCGACCGCGAAACGGCGACGATCTGGTTCTTCACCAAGACCGACGCCGAGATCGTCGAGGCCACCGCACCGGCGGCGCGCGCCCATTTCTGCGTGGTCGGCAAGGATCACGACTACCATGCCTGCATCGCCGGCCGTATTTCCGTGCGCAAGGACCCGGCCAAGATCGACCAGTACTGGAGCTCCGTCGTCGAGGCCTGGTTCGACCACGGCAAGGAGGACCCGTCCCTCACCATGCTGGCGCTGGAGATCGAGGATGCGGAAATCTGGGCCTCGACCGGCAGCAAGCTGAAATTCGGCTGGGAGATCGCCAAGGCGAACTTCAACCCGGACGAGGAGCCCGATGTCGGCGTGAAGGCACACCTGACCTTCAACGCCAGTTCGGCCGATCACCTGCGCCACATGATCTGA
- a CDS encoding 5-formyltetrahydrofolate cyclo-ligase: MTHEARIEGSLAMIDHAGDRIDFEPGTVISGFWPIRSEADIRPLMAHLRTRGARLCLPVVLDRETIVFRELVVGAPVVKTGFGTTGPGPEAPVLDPDILLVPLSAFDRTGHRIGYGAGHYDRAIDRLKAKGRAPKLIGIAFDCQEVASVPAEPHDVPLDGILTESGLVMFQQVS; this comes from the coding sequence ATGACGCACGAAGCGCGCATCGAGGGCAGCCTTGCCATGATCGACCATGCGGGCGACCGCATCGATTTCGAGCCCGGCACCGTCATCTCCGGCTTCTGGCCGATCCGCTCGGAGGCGGATATCCGCCCGCTGATGGCGCATCTGCGCACCCGCGGCGCGCGGCTGTGCCTGCCCGTCGTGCTCGACCGCGAGACGATCGTCTTTCGCGAGCTGGTCGTCGGCGCGCCGGTGGTGAAGACCGGGTTCGGCACGACGGGACCGGGGCCCGAGGCCCCGGTGCTCGATCCTGACATCCTCCTGGTGCCGCTCTCGGCCTTCGACCGGACGGGGCATCGCATCGGCTACGGGGCCGGCCACTATGACCGGGCGATCGACCGGCTGAAGGCGAAAGGTCGTGCGCCGAAGCTGATCGGCATTGCGTTCGACTGCCAGGAAGTGGCATCAGTACCCGCCGAGCCGCACGACGTGCCCCTGGATGGCATTCTCACCGAAAGCGGCCTCGTCATGTTCCAACAGGTTTCGTAA
- the tal gene encoding transaldolase: protein MTSKLEQLRAMTTVVADTGDIEAVRRLKPVDCTTNPTIVLKALGTPMFADAVGEAIRWGQSQGGNREGVVTAVADRLAISVGAALAELVPGRVSTEVDADLSFDTEASVAKGREIIKAYEARGISRERILIKLASTWEGIRAAEVLQKDGIDCNLTLLFNKAQAIACADAGAFLISPFVGRILDWHVKASGKTFTAEEDPGVLSVRAIYDYYKSNGISTIVMGASFRNTGEIEALAGCDRLTISPALLEELEAAEGKLERKLSPEKAAKVSPIKIDEKTFRWMLNEDAMATEKLSEGIRAFAKDLGSLRAMVDKELKAAA from the coding sequence ATGACATCCAAGCTTGAACAACTGCGCGCGATGACGACCGTCGTGGCGGATACCGGCGACATCGAAGCCGTGCGCCGCCTGAAGCCGGTCGATTGCACGACCAACCCCACCATCGTCCTGAAGGCCCTCGGCACGCCGATGTTCGCCGATGCCGTCGGCGAAGCTATCCGCTGGGGCCAGTCGCAGGGCGGCAACCGCGAAGGCGTCGTCACCGCCGTGGCGGATCGCCTTGCCATCTCCGTCGGCGCAGCGCTTGCCGAACTGGTGCCCGGCCGCGTCTCGACCGAAGTCGACGCCGACCTCTCCTTCGACACGGAAGCCTCCGTCGCCAAGGGCCGCGAGATCATCAAGGCCTATGAGGCGCGCGGCATTTCCCGCGAGCGCATCCTCATCAAGCTCGCCTCCACCTGGGAGGGCATCCGCGCCGCCGAAGTGCTGCAGAAGGACGGCATCGACTGCAACCTGACGCTGCTCTTCAACAAGGCCCAGGCCATCGCCTGCGCCGATGCCGGCGCCTTCCTCATCTCGCCCTTCGTCGGCCGTATCCTCGACTGGCACGTCAAGGCATCGGGCAAGACCTTCACGGCCGAGGAAGACCCGGGCGTTCTCTCGGTCCGCGCGATCTACGACTACTACAAGTCCAACGGCATCAGCACGATCGTTATGGGCGCCTCCTTCCGCAACACCGGCGAGATCGAAGCGCTGGCCGGCTGCGACCGCCTGACGATCAGCCCTGCCCTGCTGGAAGAACTCGAAGCGGCCGAAGGCAAGCTGGAACGCAAGCTTTCGCCGGAAAAGGCCGCGAAGGTCTCGCCGATCAAGATCGACGAAAAGACCTTCCGCTGGATGCTGAACGAAGACGCGATGGCGACCGAGAAGCTCTCCGAAGGCATCCGCGCCTTCGCAAAGGACCTCGGCAGCCTGCGCGCCATGGTCGACAAGGAGCTGAAGGCCGCCGCGTAA
- the tkt gene encoding transketolase, which yields MISREKHDRMANAIRFLSMDAVEKANSGHPGLPMGAADIATVLFTRFLSFDPKTPSWPNRDRFVLSAGHGSMLLYSLLYLTGYEDITIDEIKNFRQLGARTAGHPEYGHAAGIETTTGPLGQGIANAVGMALAERKLRDEFGADLIEHYTYVIAGDGCLMEGISQEAISLAGHLKLNKLIVFWDDNNISIDGPISIADSTDQHARFRASQWHTIAVDGHDPDAIAAAIEEAQKSDKPTMIACKTTIGFGAPNKAGTHKVHGSPLGAEEIAATRKALNWESEAFVVPSDVLDAWRLAGLRSAKTHKEWEARLDRTDAEKKAQFVRRFAGDLESGLDSAISAYKKKLAETKPNPATRKASEDALEVINGVLLETIGGSADLTGSNNTKTSQTKSITPTDFSGRYIHYGVREHGMAAAMNGMALHGGLIPYSGGFLIFSDYCRPSIRLAALMGIRVIHVLTHDSIGLGEDGPTHQPVEHMAALRAIPNLLVFRPADATETAECWQLALESHNRPSAIALTRQNLMPVRLEYEEENLCARGAYDLVSASDAQVTLFASGSEIEIAVKAQQALSAKGISTRVVSVPCFELFAEQPEAYQQAVIGNSPVKIAIEAGIRQGWDHFIGSDGIFVGMSSFGASGPYKELYKHFGITPEAVVAAAEAKLA from the coding sequence ATGATCTCTCGCGAAAAACACGACCGGATGGCGAACGCAATTCGCTTCCTTTCCATGGATGCCGTGGAAAAGGCGAATTCGGGTCACCCCGGCCTTCCCATGGGCGCAGCAGATATCGCAACGGTTCTTTTCACCCGCTTCCTGTCCTTCGATCCGAAGACCCCGTCCTGGCCGAACCGCGACCGTTTCGTCCTGTCGGCCGGCCACGGCTCGATGCTTCTCTATTCGCTGCTCTATCTGACGGGCTACGAAGACATCACGATCGACGAGATCAAGAATTTCCGCCAGCTCGGCGCCCGCACGGCCGGCCACCCGGAATACGGCCACGCCGCCGGCATCGAGACGACGACCGGTCCGCTCGGCCAGGGCATTGCCAATGCCGTCGGCATGGCGCTTGCCGAGCGCAAGCTGCGCGACGAGTTCGGCGCCGACCTCATCGAACACTACACCTATGTCATCGCCGGTGACGGCTGCCTCATGGAAGGCATCAGCCAGGAGGCGATCTCGCTCGCCGGCCACCTGAAGCTCAACAAGCTGATCGTCTTCTGGGACGACAACAACATCTCGATCGACGGCCCAATCTCGATTGCCGACTCGACCGACCAGCACGCCCGCTTCCGCGCCAGCCAGTGGCACACGATTGCTGTGGATGGCCATGATCCGGACGCTATCGCCGCCGCCATCGAAGAGGCGCAGAAGTCCGACAAGCCGACCATGATCGCCTGCAAGACGACGATCGGCTTCGGCGCGCCCAACAAGGCCGGCACGCACAAGGTCCATGGCTCGCCGCTCGGCGCCGAGGAAATCGCCGCCACCCGCAAGGCGCTGAACTGGGAATCGGAAGCCTTCGTCGTTCCCTCCGACGTGCTGGACGCCTGGCGCCTCGCGGGCCTGCGCTCCGCCAAGACCCACAAGGAATGGGAAGCCCGCCTCGACAGGACGGATGCCGAGAAGAAGGCGCAGTTCGTCCGCCGCTTTGCCGGCGACCTCGAAAGCGGCCTCGATTCGGCGATCTCCGCCTACAAGAAGAAGCTTGCCGAGACCAAGCCGAACCCGGCGACCCGCAAGGCCTCCGAAGACGCGCTGGAAGTCATCAACGGCGTTCTCCTGGAAACGATCGGCGGCTCGGCCGACCTCACCGGCTCCAACAACACCAAGACCAGCCAGACCAAGTCGATCACCCCGACCGACTTCTCCGGCCGCTACATCCACTACGGCGTGCGCGAGCACGGCATGGCGGCGGCGATGAACGGCATGGCGCTGCACGGCGGCCTCATCCCGTATTCGGGCGGCTTCCTGATCTTCTCGGATTATTGCCGTCCGTCGATCCGCCTCGCCGCGCTGATGGGCATCCGCGTCATCCACGTTCTGACGCACGATTCCATCGGCCTTGGCGAAGACGGCCCGACGCACCAGCCGGTCGAGCACATGGCGGCGTTGCGCGCCATCCCCAACCTGCTCGTCTTCCGCCCGGCCGATGCCACGGAAACGGCCGAATGCTGGCAGCTGGCGCTGGAAAGCCATAACCGCCCGTCGGCCATCGCGCTGACGCGCCAAAACCTGATGCCGGTGCGCCTGGAATATGAGGAAGAGAACCTCTGCGCCCGCGGTGCCTACGATCTCGTTTCGGCGAGCGACGCGCAGGTCACGCTCTTCGCCTCCGGCTCGGAAATCGAGATCGCGGTGAAGGCTCAGCAGGCGCTGTCCGCCAAGGGCATCTCGACCCGCGTCGTTTCCGTGCCCTGCTTCGAGCTCTTCGCCGAGCAGCCGGAAGCCTACCAGCAGGCGGTCATCGGCAATTCGCCGGTCAAGATCGCCATCGAGGCCGGCATCCGCCAGGGCTGGGATCACTTCATCGGTTCGGACGGCATCTTCGTCGGCATGTCCTCCTTCGGCGCCTCCGGCCCGTACAAGGAGCTGTACAAGCACTTCGGCATCACGCCGGAGGCCGTCGTCGCCGCCGCGGAAGCCAAGCTTGCCTGA
- a CDS encoding glycosyltransferase family 2 protein, translated as MRTDNNDRPLVSCILPVYNGERWLQAAIESVLGQTYPHLELIVINDGSTDRSGSIAADLAARDSRVVVIDQDNTGIVGALNAGLRVARGSYIARMDADDICLPERFARQVEALEAHPELAIIGTRSITVGAEGEIDSQVEAGQHESIPLFVKSSNVHNFPPSLLQVLHPTIMVRADLMKTIGGYGGRYPHVEDYDLYMRLSAYGPIAELQRELLLYRVHGDNVSIRRLREQEENAARCDIENVNAFRRKAGKPALRISDKTVLGWVEFRCFRREFPLGISKVGTLNSALSYTIQGAFRTSLNITALILMRCGLYYMKSFRIAATHLRKFRIQPKPLKS; from the coding sequence ATGCGCACGGACAACAACGACAGGCCCTTGGTGTCCTGCATCCTCCCGGTCTACAACGGCGAACGCTGGCTGCAAGCGGCCATCGAATCCGTGCTTGGCCAGACCTACCCTCATCTCGAATTGATCGTGATCAACGATGGAAGCACCGACAGGAGCGGCTCGATTGCGGCCGATCTCGCCGCCCGGGATTCGCGCGTCGTCGTTATCGATCAGGACAATACCGGCATAGTGGGCGCCTTGAACGCCGGGCTTCGTGTCGCACGCGGCTCCTACATCGCCCGAATGGACGCGGACGACATCTGCCTGCCAGAGCGCTTTGCGCGCCAAGTGGAGGCGCTGGAAGCCCATCCGGAACTGGCGATCATCGGTACGCGGTCGATTACCGTCGGCGCGGAGGGGGAAATCGATTCACAGGTCGAGGCCGGGCAGCACGAGAGCATCCCTCTGTTCGTGAAAAGCAGCAACGTTCACAATTTTCCGCCGTCCCTGCTACAGGTCCTGCACCCGACGATCATGGTGAGGGCCGACCTCATGAAAACCATTGGCGGATACGGCGGGAGATATCCGCATGTGGAGGATTACGACCTCTACATGCGCCTGTCGGCTTACGGGCCTATCGCCGAGCTGCAGAGGGAGCTGCTGCTTTACCGCGTCCACGGCGACAACGTGTCGATACGCCGCCTGCGCGAGCAGGAAGAGAATGCCGCCCGCTGCGACATCGAAAACGTGAACGCCTTCCGCAGAAAAGCCGGAAAACCGGCACTGAGAATATCGGACAAGACAGTCCTCGGCTGGGTGGAATTCCGCTGTTTCCGCCGTGAATTCCCTCTGGGAATATCGAAGGTCGGAACCCTCAACTCCGCGCTTTCCTACACGATCCAGGGCGCCTTCCGAACCAGCCTGAACATCACCGCCCTCATTCTCATGAGATGCGGCCTGTATTACATGAAGAGTTTTCGGATCGCGGCGACCCACCTTCGAAAGTTTCGCATTCAGCCGAAACCTTTGAAGTCATAA
- the gap gene encoding type I glyceraldehyde-3-phosphate dehydrogenase — MTVKVAINGFGRIGRNVLRAIVESGRTDIEVVAVNDLGPVETNAHLVRYDSVHGKFPGTVTVSGDTIDVGRGPIRVTAIRDPKELPWGDVDIALECTGFFTTKEKASAHLANGSKRVIVSAPCDNADKTIVFGVNHNTLTKDDLVISNASCTTNCLAPVAYVLDKAFGIEKGYMTTVHSYTGDQPTLDTMHKDLYRARAAALSMIPTSTGAAKAVGLVLPQLKGKLDGSAIRVPTPNVSVVDLKFVPKRNVTAEEVNAAIKEAAEGELKGILDYVTGPLVSIDFNHDSHSSNFAADQTKVLDGNLVRILSWYDNEWGFSNRMSDTAVAMGKLI, encoded by the coding sequence ATGACTGTGAAAGTTGCCATCAACGGTTTTGGCCGCATCGGCCGCAACGTGCTGCGTGCGATCGTCGAGTCCGGCCGCACCGACATCGAAGTCGTCGCCGTCAACGACCTCGGCCCGGTCGAGACCAATGCGCATCTCGTTCGCTACGACTCCGTGCACGGCAAGTTCCCCGGCACCGTCACCGTTTCCGGCGACACGATCGATGTCGGCCGCGGCCCGATCCGCGTCACCGCCATCCGCGACCCGAAGGAACTGCCCTGGGGCGACGTCGACATCGCGCTGGAATGCACCGGCTTCTTCACCACCAAGGAAAAGGCTTCCGCGCATCTTGCCAACGGCTCCAAGCGCGTCATCGTCTCGGCCCCGTGCGACAATGCCGACAAGACCATCGTCTTCGGCGTCAACCACAACACGCTGACCAAGGACGACCTCGTCATCTCCAACGCCTCGTGCACGACGAACTGCCTTGCACCGGTCGCCTACGTCCTCGACAAGGCCTTCGGCATCGAGAAGGGCTACATGACGACGGTCCACTCCTATACGGGTGACCAGCCGACGCTCGACACCATGCACAAGGACCTCTACCGCGCGCGCGCGGCGGCCCTGTCCATGATCCCGACCTCCACCGGCGCCGCCAAGGCCGTCGGCCTCGTGCTGCCACAGCTCAAGGGCAAGCTCGACGGCTCGGCGATCCGCGTGCCGACCCCGAACGTCTCGGTCGTCGACCTGAAGTTCGTGCCGAAGCGCAACGTCACCGCCGAGGAAGTCAACGCCGCCATCAAGGAAGCCGCCGAAGGCGAGCTGAAGGGCATCCTCGACTACGTCACCGGCCCGCTCGTCTCGATCGACTTCAACCACGACAGCCATTCGTCGAACTTCGCCGCCGACCAGACCAAGGTCCTCGACGGTAACCTCGTGCGGATCCTCTCCTGGTACGACAACGAGTGGGGCTTCTCGAACCGCATGTCCGACACGGCGGTTGCGATGGGCAAGCTGATCTAA